The Streptomyces sp. Mut1 genome window below encodes:
- a CDS encoding tetratricopeptide repeat protein has protein sequence MSLPKTLAEDVARNLVMVARLIDEDPEQAYAYSRIALRLASRVAAVREAAGFAAYATQKYAEALAEFRASRRMTGSVELWPVMADCERGLGRPEKAMAMAGEPEVQKLDKAGQVEMRLVAAGARRDMGQIDAAIVTLQSPELASSAVHPWTPRLRYAYADALLAAGREDEAREWFGKALEADKEGTTDASDRLAELDGVEFVDALDEDEDVTETPVVAVSDSDGTDEADGTDDSEIADAADEDGPAKA, from the coding sequence CTGAGCCTGCCGAAGACCCTGGCCGAGGACGTGGCCAGGAACCTGGTCATGGTCGCCCGGCTCATCGACGAGGACCCCGAGCAGGCGTACGCGTACTCGCGCATCGCCCTGCGGCTGGCCTCACGCGTCGCCGCTGTCCGTGAGGCCGCGGGCTTCGCCGCCTACGCGACCCAGAAGTACGCGGAGGCACTGGCGGAGTTCCGGGCGTCCCGTCGCATGACCGGGTCCGTTGAGCTGTGGCCCGTCATGGCCGACTGCGAGCGCGGTCTCGGCCGGCCCGAGAAGGCCATGGCGATGGCCGGTGAGCCCGAGGTGCAGAAGCTGGACAAGGCCGGCCAGGTCGAGATGCGTCTCGTCGCCGCCGGTGCCCGCCGGGACATGGGGCAGATCGACGCCGCCATCGTGACGTTGCAGAGCCCCGAGCTGGCGTCGAGCGCCGTGCACCCGTGGACCCCGCGCCTGCGCTACGCCTACGCCGACGCCCTGCTCGCCGCGGGCCGCGAGGACGAGGCACGCGAGTGGTTCGGCAAGGCGCTGGAGGCGGACAAGGAAGGCACGACGGACGCGTCGGACCGCCTCGCCGAGCTCGACGGCGTCGAGTTCGTCGACGCCCTCGACGAGGACGAGGACGTCACCGAGACGCCCGTGGTGGCCGTGTCGGACAGCGACGGCACCGACGAAGCCGACGGCACCGACGACAGCGAGATCGCCGACGCCGCCGACGAGGACGGTCCGGCCAAGGCGTAA
- a CDS encoding NfeD family protein yields the protein MDIDAWVWWLIGAAGLGIPLVLTAMPEFGMFAVGAVAAAVVAALGGGIVAQVLVFVIVSVALIAVVRLIAGRQRADRTPQHATGIDALRGRQAVVLERVDGAGGRIKLAGEVWSARALDAGISFEPGQQVDVVDIDGATAIVM from the coding sequence GTGGACATCGACGCGTGGGTGTGGTGGCTGATCGGTGCGGCAGGACTGGGCATTCCGCTCGTCCTCACCGCGATGCCCGAATTCGGCATGTTCGCCGTGGGGGCGGTCGCCGCCGCGGTGGTCGCGGCCCTCGGCGGCGGAATCGTCGCCCAGGTCCTGGTCTTCGTCATCGTCTCGGTGGCGCTGATCGCCGTGGTGCGTCTGATCGCGGGCAGACAGCGCGCGGACCGTACCCCGCAGCATGCCACCGGCATCGACGCCCTGAGGGGCCGTCAGGCCGTCGTCCTGGAACGGGTGGACGGAGCCGGCGGCCGCATCAAGCTGGCCGGAGAGGTCTGGTCGGCACGCGCGCTCGACGCCGGAATCAGCTTCGAACCGGGCCAACAGGTCGATGTGGTCGACATCGACGGGGCGACGGCCATCGTCATGTGA
- a CDS encoding GAF domain-containing sensor histidine kinase translates to MSHRPPSGLAAVSAALLAMSRHLEVRDVLKTIVASARELLDAEYAALGVPDDHGGFAQFVVDGVSDEQWKAIGPLPRQHGILAAMLHGAKPERLADVRKDPRFEGWPSAHPDMSDFLGLPIRDGDETIGALFLANKRCPKPEGSCGFTAEDEELLSILAQHAAIALTNARLYERSRELTIAEERSRLAHELHDAVSQKLFSLRLTAQAAAALVDRDPARAKGELQQVAALAAEAVDELRAAVVELRPAALDEDGLVATLRTQIQVLDRAHSARVTFTGSGVRALPAAQEEALLRVSQEALHNALRHSGAAHVDVTLARRDGSTVLRITDDGRGFEPAATRQAGRHLGLVSMRDRASGVGGRLTVESEPGRGTTIEMEIPGG, encoded by the coding sequence ATGAGCCACCGCCCACCCTCGGGCCTCGCAGCCGTCAGCGCCGCGCTGCTCGCCATGAGCCGCCACCTGGAGGTACGGGACGTCCTGAAGACGATCGTCGCCTCGGCCCGCGAACTCCTGGACGCCGAATACGCCGCCCTCGGGGTCCCCGACGACCACGGCGGCTTCGCCCAGTTCGTCGTCGACGGCGTGAGCGACGAGCAGTGGAAGGCCATCGGACCGCTGCCCCGGCAGCACGGCATCCTCGCCGCGATGCTCCACGGCGCGAAGCCCGAGCGGCTGGCCGACGTCCGCAAGGACCCGCGCTTCGAGGGCTGGCCCAGCGCCCACCCCGACATGTCCGACTTCCTCGGCCTGCCCATCCGGGACGGCGACGAGACCATCGGCGCGCTCTTCCTCGCCAACAAGAGGTGCCCCAAGCCCGAAGGCAGCTGCGGCTTCACCGCCGAGGACGAGGAACTGCTCTCGATCCTCGCCCAGCACGCCGCGATAGCCCTCACCAACGCCCGGCTCTACGAGCGCAGCCGCGAGCTCACCATCGCCGAGGAACGCTCCCGCCTCGCCCACGAGCTCCACGACGCGGTCAGCCAGAAGCTCTTCTCGCTCCGCCTCACCGCCCAGGCCGCCGCCGCCCTCGTCGACCGCGACCCGGCCCGCGCCAAGGGCGAGCTCCAGCAGGTCGCCGCACTGGCCGCCGAGGCCGTGGACGAGCTGCGCGCCGCCGTCGTGGAGCTGCGCCCGGCCGCCCTGGACGAGGACGGCCTCGTCGCCACCCTCCGTACCCAGATCCAGGTCCTGGACCGGGCCCACAGCGCCCGCGTCACCTTCACCGGCTCGGGCGTCCGCGCCCTGCCCGCCGCCCAGGAGGAGGCGCTGCTGCGGGTCTCCCAGGAGGCCCTGCACAACGCCCTGCGCCACTCCGGCGCCGCGCACGTCGATGTCACCCTCGCCCGCCGAGACGGCTCCACCGTGCTGCGGATCACCGACGACGGCCGGGGCTTCGAACCCGCGGCCACCCGCCAGGCCGGGCGCCATCTGGGCCTGGTATCCATGCGGGACCGGGCGAGCGGCGTCGGCGGCCGGCTCACCGTCGAATCCGAACCCGGCAGGGGCACCACGATCGAGATGGAGATACCCGGTGGCTGA
- a CDS encoding sporulation protein produces the protein MGFKRLLASMGAGGASVETELTELNVVPGGVVQGEVRIQGGSVDQQIEGLSVGLQARVEVEGHDQETKQDIEFTKLRLGGAFEVRAGAVHVVPFGLEIPWETPITMFAGQHLHGMNIGVTTELEIARALDSGDLDPVNVHPLPAQEAILDAFGQLGFGFRSADMERGHIRGTRQRLPFYQEIEFYPPSQYRGLNQVELSFVADDREMDVVLEMDKKAGLFSEGSDSYRAFRVGLHDFHETDWAAYLNQWLAQVGGQRNWL, from the coding sequence ATGGGCTTCAAGCGGCTGCTCGCGAGCATGGGTGCCGGTGGCGCTTCGGTGGAGACGGAGCTCACCGAGCTGAACGTCGTCCCGGGCGGGGTCGTTCAGGGTGAGGTGCGCATCCAGGGCGGGTCGGTGGACCAGCAGATCGAGGGGCTCTCCGTAGGTCTTCAGGCCCGGGTCGAGGTCGAGGGCCACGACCAGGAGACCAAGCAGGACATCGAGTTCACCAAGCTGCGGCTCGGCGGCGCCTTCGAGGTGCGGGCCGGGGCGGTGCACGTCGTGCCGTTCGGCCTGGAGATCCCCTGGGAGACGCCCATCACCATGTTCGCGGGCCAGCACCTGCACGGCATGAACATCGGGGTGACCACCGAGCTGGAGATCGCGCGGGCGCTGGACTCGGGCGACCTCGACCCCGTCAACGTGCACCCGCTGCCGGCCCAGGAGGCCATCCTCGACGCCTTCGGCCAGCTGGGCTTCGGCTTCCGCAGCGCGGACATGGAGCGCGGCCACATCCGCGGCACGCGTCAGCGGCTGCCCTTCTACCAGGAGATCGAGTTCTACCCGCCGTCCCAGTACCGGGGGCTGAACCAGGTGGAGCTGTCGTTCGTCGCCGACGACCGCGAGATGGACGTCGTTCTGGAGATGGACAAGAAGGCGGGCCTCTTCAGCGAGGGCAGCGACTCCTACCGCGCCTTCCGGGTGGGTCTGCACGACTTCCACGAGACCGACTGGGCGGCCTACCTGAACCAGTGGCTGGCGCAGGTCGGCGGTCAGCGCAACTGGCTCTAG
- a CDS encoding SPFH domain-containing protein: MQPIIIVLIILVVLVFIALIKTIQVIPQASAAIVERFGRYTRTLNAGLNIVVPFIDSIRNRIDLREQVVPFPPQPVITQDNLVVNIDTVIYYQVTDARAATYEVASYIQAIEQLTVTTLRNIIGGMDLERTLTSREDINAALRGVLDEATGKWGIRVNRVELKAIEPPTSIQDSMEKQMRADRDKRAAILQAEGTRQSAILTAEGEKQSAILRAEGEAKAAALRAEGEAQAIRTVFESIHAGDPDQKLLSYQYLQMLPKIAEGDANKLWIVPSEIGDALKGLSGAFGNLGSGVPGFNTGKERREEPPVD, translated from the coding sequence ATGCAACCGATCATCATCGTCCTGATCATTCTGGTGGTGCTCGTCTTCATCGCTCTGATCAAGACGATCCAGGTCATCCCCCAGGCCAGCGCCGCCATCGTCGAGCGATTCGGCCGGTACACCCGCACCCTGAACGCGGGCCTGAACATCGTCGTCCCGTTCATCGACTCGATCCGCAACCGGATCGACCTGCGCGAGCAGGTCGTACCCTTCCCGCCGCAGCCCGTGATCACCCAGGACAACCTGGTGGTCAACATCGACACCGTCATCTACTACCAGGTGACCGACGCGCGGGCCGCGACCTACGAGGTCGCCAGCTACATCCAGGCCATCGAGCAGCTCACCGTCACCACGCTGCGCAACATCATCGGCGGCATGGACCTGGAACGGACCCTCACCTCCCGCGAGGACATCAACGCGGCCCTGCGTGGAGTCCTCGACGAGGCCACCGGCAAATGGGGCATCCGCGTCAACCGCGTCGAGCTCAAAGCGATCGAGCCGCCCACCTCCATCCAGGACTCGATGGAGAAGCAGATGCGCGCCGACCGCGACAAGCGCGCCGCCATCCTCCAGGCCGAGGGCACCCGCCAGTCCGCGATCCTCACCGCCGAGGGCGAGAAGCAGTCGGCGATCCTGCGCGCCGAAGGTGAGGCCAAGGCCGCCGCCCTGCGCGCCGAGGGCGAGGCCCAGGCCATCCGTACGGTCTTCGAGTCCATCCACGCCGGTGACCCGGACCAGAAGCTCCTGTCGTACCAGTACCTCCAGATGCTGCCGAAGATCGCCGAGGGCGACGCCAACAAGCTCTGGATCGTGCCCAGCGAGATCGGCGACGCCCTCAAGGGCCTGAGCGGCGCCTTCGGCAACCTCGGCTCCGGCGTACCCGGCTTCAACACCGGCAAGGAACGCCGCGAGGAACCCCCGGTCGACTGA
- a CDS encoding HNH endonuclease produces the protein MRDTLVLNASFEPLSTVTLNRAVVLILQDKAVVEQSHPGLRMRGAAVDIPVPRVIRLCRYVRVPFRRQAPWSRRGVLVRDQHRCAYCGKRASTVDHVVPRAQGGQDTWLNTVASCAEDNHRKAARTPEQAGMPLLRQPFVPSPADAMLLALGAGDRSALPEWLAQSAA, from the coding sequence ATGCGGGACACGCTGGTTCTGAACGCGAGCTTCGAGCCGCTGTCGACGGTGACGCTGAATCGCGCGGTGGTGCTGATTCTGCAGGACAAGGCCGTCGTCGAGCAGTCGCACCCCGGCCTCCGGATGCGCGGGGCCGCCGTGGACATACCGGTGCCCCGGGTGATCAGGCTCTGCCGGTACGTACGGGTGCCGTTCCGAAGACAGGCCCCGTGGTCCAGAAGGGGTGTGCTGGTCCGGGACCAGCACCGGTGCGCGTACTGCGGGAAGCGTGCGAGCACCGTCGACCATGTCGTGCCACGCGCCCAGGGCGGCCAGGACACCTGGCTCAATACGGTGGCCTCGTGCGCCGAGGACAACCACCGCAAAGCGGCCCGGACGCCGGAGCAGGCGGGGATGCCGCTCCTGCGGCAGCCGTTCGTGCCGTCCCCGGCGGACGCGATGCTGCTGGCACTCGGGGCCGGTGACCGGTCGGCGCTGCCGGAGTGGCTCGCGCAGTCCGCGGCGTAG
- a CDS encoding YbhB/YbcL family Raf kinase inhibitor-like protein encodes MTEPKRAPLPHDFHPEVPSFTVVSEDIAPGAVLADAQVYAAGNTSPQLRWEGFPAETKSFAVTCFDPDAPTGSGFWHWVVFDIPASVTRLPAGAGSGKFEGLPAGAVQARNDYGTKDFGGAAPPAGENHRYVFTVYAVDSEKLGPDSDTSPAAVGFNLRFHTLGRAQLIAEYAEPAETD; translated from the coding sequence GTGACCGAGCCGAAGAGGGCGCCGCTGCCGCACGACTTCCACCCGGAAGTGCCCTCGTTCACCGTGGTGAGCGAGGACATCGCCCCGGGCGCCGTGCTTGCGGACGCACAGGTGTACGCGGCCGGGAACACTTCGCCGCAGCTGCGGTGGGAGGGGTTCCCGGCGGAGACCAAGAGCTTCGCCGTGACGTGCTTCGACCCGGACGCCCCGACGGGCAGCGGGTTCTGGCACTGGGTGGTCTTCGACATCCCGGCATCGGTCACGCGGCTCCCGGCGGGTGCGGGCAGCGGAAAGTTCGAGGGGCTGCCCGCCGGTGCCGTACAGGCCCGCAACGACTACGGGACGAAGGACTTCGGCGGGGCCGCCCCGCCGGCCGGTGAGAATCACCGCTATGTGTTCACCGTGTACGCGGTGGACAGTGAGAAGCTCGGCCCCGACAGCGACACCTCGCCCGCGGCGGTCGGTTTCAACCTGCGTTTCCACACCCTGGGCCGCGCCCAGTTGATCGCCGAATACGCGGAGCCCGCCGAAACCGACTGA
- a CDS encoding response regulator, whose protein sequence is MADTIIRVLLVDDHQVVRRGLRTFLEIQDDIEVVGEASDGAEGVARTEELRPDVVLMDIKMPGTDGIEALRRLRELANPAKVLIVTSFTEQRTVVPALRAGASGYVYKDVDPDALAGAIRSVHAGHVLLQPEVAGALLAQDEPGSGTGRGSTLTEREREVLGLIADGRSNREIARALVLSEKTVKTHVSNILMKLDLSDRTQAALWAVRHGAAGQD, encoded by the coding sequence GTGGCTGACACGATCATCAGGGTGCTGCTGGTGGACGACCACCAGGTGGTCCGCCGCGGCCTGCGGACCTTCCTGGAGATCCAGGACGACATCGAGGTCGTCGGCGAGGCGTCCGACGGCGCCGAGGGCGTGGCCAGGACCGAGGAGCTGCGGCCCGACGTGGTGCTGATGGACATCAAGATGCCCGGCACCGACGGCATCGAGGCGCTGCGCAGGCTCCGCGAACTGGCGAACCCGGCCAAGGTGCTGATCGTCACCAGCTTCACCGAACAGCGCACGGTCGTCCCCGCCCTGCGCGCCGGCGCCTCCGGCTACGTGTACAAGGACGTCGACCCCGACGCGCTGGCCGGCGCCATCCGCTCGGTGCACGCCGGGCACGTCCTGCTCCAGCCCGAGGTGGCCGGGGCGCTGCTGGCCCAGGACGAGCCGGGCTCGGGAACCGGCCGGGGGAGCACCCTGACCGAACGGGAGCGGGAAGTCCTCGGCCTGATCGCCGACGGCCGGTCCAACCGGGAGATCGCACGGGCCCTGGTCCTGTCCGAGAAGACCGTCAAGACCCATGTCTCGAACATCCTGATGAAGCTGGACCTCTCGGACCGCACCCAGGCCGCCCTGTGGGCCGTCCGCCACGGGGCCGCCGGACAGGACTAG
- a CDS encoding sulfite exporter TauE/SafE family protein, producing the protein MSIWEMLAVFAAGISAGTINTIVGSGTLITFPVLLATGLPPVTATVSNALGLIPGSISGAIGYRKELEGQRPRVLKLTVGALVGGLTGATLLLALPSTAFETIVPVLVALALLLVILQPRISKAVQSRRARTGTPAHPDGGPLLFIGLTLASVYGGYFTAAQGIIYLSLMGMLVDDTMQRLNAVKNVLAAIVNSIAALFFLFVADFDWTAVVLIAVGSALGGQIGAKVGRRLSPAFLRALIVTVGTAAIVQLVLR; encoded by the coding sequence ATGTCCATCTGGGAGATGCTCGCCGTCTTCGCGGCGGGGATCAGCGCAGGCACGATCAACACGATCGTCGGTTCGGGGACGCTGATCACCTTCCCCGTGCTGCTCGCCACCGGCCTGCCCCCGGTCACCGCCACCGTCTCCAACGCACTCGGCCTGATCCCCGGCTCCATCAGCGGCGCGATCGGCTACCGCAAGGAACTCGAAGGCCAGCGCCCCCGTGTCCTCAAACTCACCGTGGGCGCCCTCGTCGGCGGCCTGACCGGCGCCACCCTGCTACTGGCCCTGCCCTCCACGGCCTTCGAGACCATCGTCCCGGTCCTGGTCGCGCTGGCCCTCCTCCTGGTCATCCTGCAACCGCGCATCAGCAAAGCGGTCCAGTCCAGGCGCGCCCGCACCGGGACGCCGGCCCACCCGGACGGCGGCCCCCTGCTCTTCATCGGTCTGACGCTCGCCAGCGTCTACGGCGGCTACTTCACCGCCGCCCAGGGGATCATCTACCTCTCCCTCATGGGCATGCTCGTCGACGACACCATGCAGCGCCTCAACGCCGTGAAGAACGTCCTCGCGGCCATCGTCAACAGCATCGCCGCGCTCTTCTTCCTCTTCGTCGCCGACTTCGACTGGACGGCCGTCGTGCTGATCGCGGTGGGCTCCGCGCTCGGCGGCCAGATCGGCGCCAAGGTCGGCCGCCGGCTCAGCCCCGCCTTCCTGCGCGCCCTCATCGTCACGGTCGGCACGGCGGCCATCGTCCAGCTGGTGCTGCGCTGA
- a CDS encoding DNA-3-methyladenine glycosylase, with protein MIDSPDRTPLTREFFDRPVLEVAPDLLGRTLVRSTPDGPIALRLTEVEAYAGEIDPGSHAFRGRTRRNDAMYGPPGHAYVYFTYGMWHCMNLVCGPEGRASGVLLRAGEIFEGAELTRKRRVSARNDKELAKGPARLATALDIGRALDGTDAIAHEDAELSVLHGTPPRRDQVRNGPRTGVGGDGAVHPWRFWIDGDPTVSPYRAHVPRRRST; from the coding sequence ATGATCGACAGTCCGGACCGTACGCCGCTGACGCGGGAGTTCTTCGACCGTCCCGTGCTGGAGGTGGCACCCGATCTCCTCGGCCGGACCCTGGTCCGCAGCACACCGGACGGCCCGATCGCCCTGCGCCTCACGGAGGTCGAGGCGTACGCCGGCGAGATCGACCCCGGCTCGCACGCCTTCCGGGGCCGCACCCGGCGCAACGACGCGATGTACGGACCGCCCGGCCACGCGTACGTCTACTTCACCTACGGCATGTGGCACTGCATGAATCTGGTGTGCGGTCCCGAGGGCAGGGCGAGCGGGGTGCTGCTCCGGGCCGGCGAGATCTTCGAGGGCGCCGAACTCACGCGCAAACGTCGAGTTTCAGCCCGTAATGACAAGGAACTGGCCAAAGGGCCGGCCCGCCTGGCGACGGCCCTGGACATCGGCCGGGCCCTGGACGGCACGGACGCCATCGCCCACGAGGACGCCGAGCTGTCGGTGCTCCACGGCACCCCGCCCCGGCGTGACCAGGTGCGCAACGGTCCACGCACCGGCGTGGGCGGGGACGGGGCGGTGCACCCGTGGCGCTTCTGGATCGACGGCGACCCGACGGTGAGCCCGTACCGCGCCCATGTGCCGCGCCGGAGGTCAACTTGA
- a CDS encoding ABC transporter ATP-binding protein — MSDVLELVDVSVVRDGRALVDDVSWSVKEGERWVILGPNGAGKTTLLNIASSYLFPTKGSVTVLGERLGGVGTDVFDLRPRIGIAGVALAEKLPRRQTVLQTVLTAAYGMTATWNENYDKVDEDRARAFLDRLGMSEYLDRNFGTLSEGERKRTLIARAMMTDPELLLLDEPAAGLDLGGREDLVRRLGRLARDPYAPSMIMVTHHVEEIAPGFTHVLMIRQGKVLAAGPMETELTSRNLSLCFGLPLVVEHQGDRYTARGLPLA, encoded by the coding sequence ATGAGCGATGTACTGGAGCTGGTGGACGTATCCGTGGTCCGCGACGGACGCGCTCTGGTGGACGACGTCTCCTGGTCGGTCAAGGAGGGCGAACGCTGGGTCATCCTCGGCCCCAACGGCGCCGGCAAGACCACCCTGCTGAACATCGCGTCCAGCTACCTCTTCCCCACCAAGGGCAGCGTCACCGTCCTCGGCGAGCGCCTCGGCGGCGTCGGCACCGACGTCTTCGACCTGCGCCCCCGCATCGGCATCGCGGGCGTCGCCCTCGCCGAGAAGCTCCCCAGGCGCCAGACGGTCCTGCAGACGGTGCTCACCGCCGCCTACGGCATGACCGCCACCTGGAACGAGAACTACGACAAGGTCGACGAGGACCGCGCCCGCGCCTTCCTCGACCGGCTCGGCATGAGCGAATACCTCGACCGGAACTTCGGCACCCTCTCCGAGGGCGAGCGCAAGCGCACCCTGATCGCCCGCGCCATGATGACCGACCCCGAGCTGCTCCTCCTGGACGAGCCCGCCGCCGGCCTCGACCTCGGCGGCCGCGAGGACCTCGTCCGGCGCCTCGGCCGGCTGGCCCGCGACCCGTACGCCCCCTCCATGATCATGGTGACCCACCACGTCGAGGAGATCGCCCCCGGCTTCACCCACGTCCTGATGATCCGGCAGGGCAAGGTGCTCGCCGCGGGACCCATGGAGACCGAGCTGACCTCCCGCAACCTCTCCCTCTGCTTCGGCCTGCCCCTCGTCGTGGAGCACCAGGGCGACCGCTACACCGCGCGGGGACTGCCCCTCGCCTGA